One Hymenobacter volaticus DNA window includes the following coding sequences:
- a CDS encoding DUF3945 domain-containing protein, with the protein MLHQAETPFGSERLPAPAPAKQVPEPAKKPVSPSVDEMRDEFLLNAQPVVDALRKSGKTREASQLEEAAKVIGATVGTRPTHLSTVGDSLKGESVSKVLKNIWEVIEKDPVLKCMPQARSLRKAGDALDGAGLLDITVRNGVVVSFVSNFTENYALAQQTAPKSTEKVVARPPLATPAPIPSAADLQPTPAVQARVASLLSPAVRAKVQALAEENLATRSAATGATSNPPAPVAPSVAPKAFVREDIPFELLAKMGVQAAELERTGQLQKLLEGKKTDLVSTFSLRNQQGEPIPFAAKMVLQRDAEGTASLQFDLPKHRLEIPEQIMGKQITPAMKEQLEQTGVVLTDGLKDSQGQTFAAYIAIDKEMNKVVALRQGNQRVPQVINGLTLKPEQQQQLLEGKPVRLEGMVTGDGKARFDATMQLDPFKRSINPKNERFYPAPQQAVTEQKEEQVSRPRMRI; encoded by the coding sequence ATGTTACACCAAGCCGAAACCCCATTTGGTTCTGAACGGTTACCAGCACCAGCGCCTGCCAAGCAGGTACCCGAACCCGCTAAAAAGCCGGTGAGTCCCTCTGTTGACGAGATGCGGGACGAATTCCTGCTCAACGCCCAACCGGTTGTGGACGCGTTACGCAAAAGCGGTAAAACGCGGGAGGCGTCACAGCTGGAGGAGGCCGCCAAGGTCATTGGTGCCACCGTCGGCACGAGGCCAACTCACCTCTCAACAGTGGGCGACAGCCTAAAAGGGGAGTCAGTCAGTAAGGTACTTAAGAATATATGGGAGGTGATCGAGAAAGACCCCGTGCTCAAGTGCATGCCGCAGGCCCGTAGCTTGCGCAAGGCAGGTGATGCCCTTGATGGCGCTGGCCTGCTCGATATCACGGTGCGCAATGGCGTGGTGGTGAGCTTTGTCAGCAACTTCACAGAAAATTATGCGCTTGCGCAGCAGACGGCTCCGAAGTCCACTGAGAAAGTAGTTGCCCGCCCGCCGCTGGCTACGCCAGCGCCAATACCTTCCGCCGCCGATCTGCAGCCTACTCCGGCCGTGCAAGCCAGGGTCGCCTCGCTGCTGAGTCCGGCCGTGCGAGCCAAGGTGCAGGCCTTAGCCGAGGAGAATCTAGCTACTCGGTCCGCGGCTACGGGAGCAACTTCTAACCCCCCAGCACCCGTCGCCCCAAGTGTTGCCCCCAAGGCCTTTGTTCGGGAGGATATCCCCTTCGAGTTGCTGGCGAAAATGGGTGTGCAAGCGGCCGAGCTGGAACGTACAGGCCAGTTGCAAAAGCTACTGGAAGGCAAAAAAACGGACTTGGTTTCCACCTTCAGCCTTCGAAATCAGCAAGGCGAACCCATTCCGTTTGCTGCTAAAATGGTGCTGCAACGTGATGCGGAAGGAACCGCGAGTCTGCAATTTGACCTACCCAAGCATCGGTTAGAAATTCCGGAGCAGATTATGGGCAAGCAAATTACGCCCGCTATGAAAGAGCAACTGGAGCAGACTGGGGTGGTGCTTACGGATGGCCTGAAAGACAGCCAGGGCCAGACGTTTGCCGCCTATATTGCCATCGATAAAGAGATGAATAAAGTGGTGGCCTTGCGCCAAGGAAACCAGCGGGTTCCGCAGGTGATCAACGGCCTAACGCTTAAACCGGAGCAGCAGCAGCAGTTGCTGGAAGGCAAACCAGTGCGGCTTGAGGGTATGGTAACGGGCGATGGAAAGGCGCGCTTCGACGCAACCATGCAACTCGATCCCTTTAAGCGCAGCATTAATCCGAAAAATGAACGCTTTTATCCTGCACCTCAACAGGCCGTAACGGAGCAGAAAGAGGAGCAAGTTTCGCGTCCTAGAATGCGTATTTAG